CGATTAAGGGTAAGGGTTGCTACGAATTTGTCACCTTTTTCAACTATGATTTCTTTATAATCCATGGCGTAGGTTTCCTTTTAGAAATGCAGCATAATTACAGAAAAAGATTAAACAACCATTTTTGCAGGCTACAGAAACAGCAGATGAATGTCAACCTGTTTCCCGACGATCCCCTGTGCCAATAATACCAGAGTCTCACCAGGGATGGCGCATATTGCGGCAGAACTTGAACGACCTGCAGCTTCGGTGAATGGGGCCCGGGAAATCCTTGGCCTTTCGGGTCGAATGGAGTAGAGTGTGCCACGGATTACCTGGTTTCAGTATTACCCATTTCGATGCTATAAGGAGTAGATAAAATGGCTGACTTTACTTATCAGGCGCCGTTTCCCCTGACCAAAGACGAAACAGTATACCGGCAAATTGAAGGGTCCGAAAAATTCGTTACAGTAACAGAATTTGATGGACAGGAAATATTAAAAATCAACCCGGAAGGTTTAACTGTCCTTGCCAATACGGCTATGCGCGACCTCTCCTTCATGCTGCGCCCTGAACATAACAGGCAGGTGGCTAAAATCCTGGATGACCCGGATAGCCCGGCCAATGAAAAAGGTGTTGCCCTTGCCTTTCTGAAAAATGCCGAAGTCGCCTCCCGCTTTGAACTCCCCATCTGCCAGGATACCGGCACCGCCATTATCATGGGGAAAAAAGGTGAAAATGTCTGGACCGGCGCCAATGACGCCGAACTCCTCTCCAAAGGTGTATTCAAAACCTACACAGAAGAAAACCTGCGCTATTCACAGACCGTGCCCCTCGATATGTACACGGAAAAAAACAGCGGTACCAACCTGCCCGCCCAGATTGATCTCTATGCAACCGAAGGATCGGAATACTCCTTTCTCTTCCTGGCCAAAGGTGGGGGCAGTGCCAATAAAACCTACCTCTACCAGGAGACCAAGGCGCTGTTGAATCCTGAAACTCTGGAGAAGTTCCTGATCGACAAAATGAAAACCCTGGGAACGGCAGCCTGCCCTCCCTATCATCTTGCCTTTGTTATTGGCGGCACCAGCGCGGAAACCAATCTCAAAACGGTCAAACTCGCTTCAGTTAAATACCTGGACGGACTGCCCACCTCCGGCAATGAGCACGGCAGAGCCTTTAGGGACATCAACCTTGAAGAAAAGATTCAGAAGGCAGCTGCAGCTCTCGGACTTGGCGCCCAGTTCGGCGGTAAATATTTCACCCATGATGTCCGCATCATCCGCCTGCCCCGTCACGGCGCCTCCTGTCCTGTAGGTATGGGTGTCTCCTGCTCAGCAGACAGAAACCTCAAGGCAAAAATCACCAGGGAAGGCCTCTTTGTTGAACAGCTTGACACTGACCCCGGCAGGCTGATCCCCGGGCACTACCGCGGCAGGCACGGCCACGGTATCAAAATCAACCTGAACCGGCCCATGAAGGAGGTGCTGGCTGAACTGACACAACATCCGGTAGGCACCTCACTGCTGCTCTCCGGTACCATCGTTGTCGGTCGGGATATTGCCCATGCCAAATTCAAAGAGCTGCTGGATGCCGGAAAAGAGCTAC
The DNA window shown above is from Desulfomarina profundi and carries:
- a CDS encoding fumarate hydratase → MADFTYQAPFPLTKDETVYRQIEGSEKFVTVTEFDGQEILKINPEGLTVLANTAMRDLSFMLRPEHNRQVAKILDDPDSPANEKGVALAFLKNAEVASRFELPICQDTGTAIIMGKKGENVWTGANDAELLSKGVFKTYTEENLRYSQTVPLDMYTEKNSGTNLPAQIDLYATEGSEYSFLFLAKGGGSANKTYLYQETKALLNPETLEKFLIDKMKTLGTAACPPYHLAFVIGGTSAETNLKTVKLASVKYLDGLPTSGNEHGRAFRDINLEEKIQKAAAALGLGAQFGGKYFTHDVRIIRLPRHGASCPVGMGVSCSADRNLKAKITREGLFVEQLDTDPGRLIPGHYRGRHGHGIKINLNRPMKEVLAELTQHPVGTSLLLSGTIVVGRDIAHAKFKELLDAGKELPDYLKKHPIYYAGPAKTPKGKPSGSFGPTTAGRMDSYVDLLQSHGGSMIMIAKGNRSQQVTDACRKHGGFYLGSIGGPAAILAEENIKKVECIDYPELGMEAVWQIEVVDFPAFILVDDKGNDFFSGLM